A stretch of DNA from Phormidium ambiguum IAM M-71:
TTTGCAAAAAAAACTCGGCTCGTTCTCAGATGGCAGAAGGATTTGCCAAGCATTTTGGAGTTGATTTAATAGATGTTACCAGTTCTGGATTAGAAGCTTCTGAAGTTAGACCAGAAGCGATCGCCACAATGAAAGATGCAGGTATAGATATTAGCAATCAAACCTCAAAAGCCTTGAATGAATTTAAACCTGAAGATTTCGATGTTGTGATTTCCCTTTGTGGATGTGGTGTAAATCTTCCCCCTCAATGGCTGACAAGAGAAGTATTTGAAGATTGGCAATTAGACGATCCAGCAGAACAACCAGAAATCTTTCCCAGAGTACGGGATGAAATACGCGATCGAGTAATTCGTCTGATTGAAACCTCAAAAGCTGCATCTGTTGTATAGGTATGGATTTAATGGAAGAACTACAGCCAATTCAAGAAAACCTTTGGTGGGTGATACCGGGAAAATTAGCCGGGGTACGGAAACCTTTGCCAGAGGAAATTGCTCAACTTAAAGCAGCGGGGATTGGAGCGATCGTTTCTGTAATGGATGATTCTGCAAACCTTGACTTGTATCAACAGACAAACCTCGATTACCACTGGCTACCCACAAAAGGCGGAAAAGCTCCAACTGTAGAATAGATTCAGGTACTTCAAGCCTTCATTGAGCAGCAAAATCAATTAGGCAAAGCTGTTGCAGTGCATTGTACTAGTGGTAATCGCCGGACAGGAACCATGCTAGCAGCCTATCTGATTCTGACAGGCACAACCTATGATGAGGCAATGCAGATTATCCAAACCGCCAATCCCAATGCTGAGTTAAGAGAGGCTCAACTCACCTTTTTGCAGTCGTTGACGGAACATCAATAATGACCAAGTTTGACCATCCTCCGAGAATTTTGTTTCTCTACGGCTCCTTGCGCGATCGTTCTTATAGCCGTTTATTAGCAGAAGAAGCGGCTCGAATTATTCAGGAGTTTGGCGCAGAAGTAAAGTTTTTCGACCCGCGAGAACTACCGATTTTCGGCAGCGTTCCTGATACTCATCCCAAAGTACAGGAACTCCGGGGATTAAGCCAGTGGTCTGAAGGACAAGTTTGGTCTAGCCCCGAATTACACGGTCAAATTAGCGGTATCATGAAAAACCAGATTGACTGGATTCCCCTCAGTATTGGAGCAATCAGACCAACTCAAGGAAGAACTTTAGCCGTCATGCAAGTGAGTGGTGGCTCTCAATCTTTTAATGCTGTGAATACACTTCGGATTTTAGGGCGTTGGATGCGAATGTTCACGATTCCAAATCAATCTTCGGTAGCTAAAGCTTACCAGGAGTTTAATGAAGATGGAACGATGAAAGATTCACCCTATCGAGACCGAGTTGTTGATGTGATGGAAGAACTTTATAAGTTTACCTTGCTGTTGCGAGGAGAAGTGGATTATTTGTGCGATCGCTACAGCGAGCGAAAAGAAAAAGGCGCTCAGGAAACGATTAGTGATATTGGCAAGATGATTAATGGAGTCAATCTTAGTCGAATGTAATCAAACTCAATCCCTAAACTTATACTGAGATCTTGTACCTGCGCTTTTAGCCCGCCCGGAAATCAATTTCCGGGCTAATAGCTCAAGTCCATTAAAATGGACTGAAAGCATAACAATATAATAGCTACTAAAACCATCTTAAATACCCCTTGATTCTTTAGTCCGCGTAGGCGGACTTTGTTTCTATAGCAGCGATTTCAATCGCCCAATCATCTTAATTATAAAATTATTAAAATTACTCTATAACCAATTAGTTAAGAGCTATACTAAAAGAGTAATTCAACACCTAAACTTCACCATTATGACTAACATCAAAGTAGAAATTCTCGGTTCCGGCTGCAAAAAATGTCATCAATTAGAAGAAAACGCCAAAAAAGCAATTTCTGACTTAGGAATTGCCGCCGAACTTGACCATATTACCGATCAAATTGAAATAGTCAAACGGGGAGTAATGTCCACCCCAGCATTAGCAGTAAATGGCAAAATAGTTAGTAAAGGAAAAGTAATTTCCCCCGAAGAAATCAAGCCATTATTGCAAGTGTAAACTCAAAAATGTTCGATCCATTTTATCCCTTCGATTGGTTAGCCAGCCAAATAGTTACTAAATTATTCGGCTTATCCTTAGAAACCCATTTAGGCGCAAGCCTGCATTTTTTCCTTTACGACGTTCCCAAAGTTCTCACATTGCTGCTAGTAATTAGCTTTATAGTCGGAACAGTGCAAACCTTCTTAGAACCGGAAAAAGTGCGATATTGGTTAGGAGGAAAACGCACAATTTGGGGAAATTGTTTAGCTGCTGGAATTGGGATTATTACCCCATTTTGTTCTTGTTCAGCAGTTCCCTTATTCATTGGATTTTTAGAAGCTGGAGTACCTTTAGGAGTAACATTTTCTTATTTAATTTCCGCACCGATGGTGAACGAAGTGGCGGTAATATTGCTTTGGGGATTGTTTGGGTTTAAAGTCACTTTGATTTATATTGGATTTGGGGTGATTTTGGCGATCGCAGCCGGATATGCAATCAGCCTCCTAAAACTAGAAAACTGGGTAGAACCCTTCGTTTGGGAACTACAAAAATCTCAACAAAACCAAGAACTAGAGCAAACCGAAACCGAAAATCCCTTAACTTGGAAACAGAGAATTACCCAAGGAAAATATTCCGCCACAGAAATCTTTAAAACAGTATGGCCTTATGTAGTTGGCGGCATAGCAATTGGTGCAGCAATTCACGGCTATGCCCCAGCAGATATCATTACCAAGTGGGCAGGAAATAACAACCCATTCGCAGTTCCGATCGCCACAATAATTGGCGTTCCCCTGTATGCTAATATTGCCGGAGTCTTACCAATTACAGAAGCCTTAGTCAGCAAAGGAATGTCATTAGGAACAGTGCTTTCCTTCACAATGGCAGTTACTGCCCTATCATTACCAGAAATCATAATCTTACGCAAAGTCTTACGTCCCCAATTACTAGCAGTATTTATTTCCCTAGTAACTGTAGGTATTATCAGCATTGGCTACCTTTTCAACGCCTTAATTTAGCCATAGATTAATTGAGCAAATCTGGAATTTTTTGCTACTTTCTCTCTGGAAGTGTACCGATCGCGTTATTGTTTGGAAGGAACAACTGAGAACCAAACCCTTAATCATGTTTTCCCTTGAGCTTACGCAAAATCCATCAGGAACCGAAATCCGGCAAAAAAGACGCATCCTAGTAGTAGAAGACGAAGACCTAATTCGTGAAATGCTAGTCATGGCACTACAGGAACAAGACTACGAAGTACTCACCGCTGCGGACGGACAAAAAGCCGTTAGTATCCTGCAAAACGCCAGCAACGAAACCCTAGAATCATTCATTGACTTAGTAGTGTTAGACATCATGCTACCCCTAGTCAACGGATTAGATATTTGTCGATTACTTCGTCACCAAGGTAATCCCGTTCCGATTTTAATTCTTAGTGCTAAAGGCAGTGAAACCGATCGCGTATTAGGCTTAGAAGTAGGCGCAGACGACTACCTCACCAAACCATTCAGTATGCGGGAATTTGTCGCCCGTTGTCGTGCCCTACTGCGTCGTCAACGTCTTAGTGGTTTAACACAACCACCAATGTTGCAGTATAAAGACATCAAACTCTATCCCCAAGAATGTCGCGTTTTACTGCGCGGAGAAGAAATCAACCTTGCACCCAAAGAATTCCGTATTCTAGAACTATTCATGAGCTATCCTCGGCGCGTGTGGACGAGAGAACAACTACTCGACCAAGTTTGGGGACAAGATTTTGTCGGAGATAGTAAAACCGTCGATGTCCACATTCGTTGGATGCGCGAAAAATTGGAAAAAGACCCTAGTCGCCCAGAATACATTATTACCATTCGCGGATTTGGTTATCGATTTGGGTAGTTGTTAATTCCTAGTGATTGGGTTGATAGTTGATATGTGGTTAGTTGATAGTTATCATTGGTCGCTAGCCACCGATCGCACAAATGTCCATTGTTGAATTTTTGATTGGATTATCAGTAGGACTGGGAATTTGTCTATTTTGGCGAAATCGTCAAAATCAAAAATTAAAACGATTATTGCTAACTCTACAAATCCCAGGAAATGACTCGGACTTACCCTTAATGTCTCGCCTGCGTCGAGAAATTTCCTTCGCCAACGAACAGCGCCAAATACTAGAAAGCGAAATCCAAACCTGGCAACAGATTTTACAACTATCACCCAGCGGCTTTCTCATGGTAGACGAAGAAAACCAACTAATTTGGTGTAACGAACAAGCAAAACAAATGTTAAACATAGACAAGTGGGAACCTGGACAAGTGCGTTTGTTACTTGAATTAGTCCGTTCCTACGAACTCGATGTATTAATAGATCAAACTCATCACCAACAGCAACCAATCAAACAAGAATGGGTATTTCACCCCACCTATTCCAACACAGAAACCGGAGAATATCCAGAACAACTTCAACCCAAATCTCTTACCCTCAGAGCTACTAGCTTACCCTTATCAAATGGACGAGTCGGAGTATTTTTAGAAAATCGCCAAGCCTTAGTCGAACTTTCCCAAGCACAGAATCGCTGGGTATCAGATTTAGCACACGAATTAAGAACTCCACTCACTTCGATTCGTTTAG
This window harbors:
- the arsC gene encoding arsenate reductase, glutathione/glutaredoxin type, with protein sequence MKKVMFVCKKNSARSQMAEGFAKHFGVDLIDVTSSGLEASEVRPEAIATMKDAGIDISNQTSKALNEFKPEDFDVVISLCGCGVNLPPQWLTREVFEDWQLDDPAEQPEIFPRVRDEIRDRVIRLIETSKAASVV
- the arsH gene encoding arsenical resistance protein ArsH, which produces MTKFDHPPRILFLYGSLRDRSYSRLLAEEAARIIQEFGAEVKFFDPRELPIFGSVPDTHPKVQELRGLSQWSEGQVWSSPELHGQISGIMKNQIDWIPLSIGAIRPTQGRTLAVMQVSGGSQSFNAVNTLRILGRWMRMFTIPNQSSVAKAYQEFNEDGTMKDSPYRDRVVDVMEELYKFTLLLRGEVDYLCDRYSERKEKGAQETISDIGKMINGVNLSRM
- a CDS encoding thioredoxin family protein; this translates as MTNIKVEILGSGCKKCHQLEENAKKAISDLGIAAELDHITDQIEIVKRGVMSTPALAVNGKIVSKGKVISPEEIKPLLQV
- a CDS encoding permease, which encodes MFDPFYPFDWLASQIVTKLFGLSLETHLGASLHFFLYDVPKVLTLLLVISFIVGTVQTFLEPEKVRYWLGGKRTIWGNCLAAGIGIITPFCSCSAVPLFIGFLEAGVPLGVTFSYLISAPMVNEVAVILLWGLFGFKVTLIYIGFGVILAIAAGYAISLLKLENWVEPFVWELQKSQQNQELEQTETENPLTWKQRITQGKYSATEIFKTVWPYVVGGIAIGAAIHGYAPADIITKWAGNNNPFAVPIATIIGVPLYANIAGVLPITEALVSKGMSLGTVLSFTMAVTALSLPEIIILRKVLRPQLLAVFISLVTVGIISIGYLFNALI
- a CDS encoding winged helix-turn-helix domain-containing protein, producing the protein MFSLELTQNPSGTEIRQKRRILVVEDEDLIREMLVMALQEQDYEVLTAADGQKAVSILQNASNETLESFIDLVVLDIMLPLVNGLDICRLLRHQGNPVPILILSAKGSETDRVLGLEVGADDYLTKPFSMREFVARCRALLRRQRLSGLTQPPMLQYKDIKLYPQECRVLLRGEEINLAPKEFRILELFMSYPRRVWTREQLLDQVWGQDFVGDSKTVDVHIRWMREKLEKDPSRPEYIITIRGFGYRFG